Proteins encoded together in one Bradyrhizobium sp. PSBB068 window:
- a CDS encoding tetratricopeptide repeat protein: MSKDNAEDIVRRATTAFNAGRHGEAIVLCERGLARQPGEPMLSHLLAAVLFAKGEIAPARSHIEASLARRPDNAAAQLLAARLARTGGEFDAALAHLDRAIALKPQRDAFVEKARTLELAGRKAQAREAWEAILKVIPEHQEANARLGRLAWEDGELAKATSLLACATASPAPASVWFDLGVARQDMRDHDGAANAYRKALEIKPDYAEAALNLGIALQEDGKPDAAMQAFARAYGLRPQLFGSIAMALTSASHGRLWLDERALRNALAG, translated from the coding sequence ATGAGCAAAGACAACGCCGAGGATATCGTTCGACGCGCCACCACGGCCTTCAATGCCGGCCGGCATGGCGAGGCGATCGTGCTCTGCGAGCGCGGCCTTGCACGCCAACCCGGCGAGCCGATGCTGAGCCACCTGCTGGCAGCCGTGCTGTTTGCGAAGGGCGAGATCGCGCCGGCCCGCAGCCATATCGAAGCCAGCCTGGCGCGGCGCCCCGACAATGCCGCGGCGCAGTTGCTCGCCGCCCGCCTCGCCCGCACCGGTGGCGAATTCGACGCGGCACTGGCGCATCTCGACCGCGCCATCGCGCTGAAGCCGCAGCGCGATGCATTCGTCGAGAAGGCCCGCACGCTGGAGCTGGCCGGCCGCAAGGCGCAGGCGCGCGAGGCCTGGGAGGCGATCCTGAAAGTCATCCCGGAGCATCAGGAGGCCAACGCGCGGCTCGGGCGGCTGGCCTGGGAGGATGGCGAATTGGCCAAGGCCACAAGCCTGCTTGCGTGCGCTACCGCGAGCCCGGCACCGGCCTCGGTGTGGTTCGATCTCGGCGTGGCACGGCAGGATATGCGCGACCATGACGGCGCTGCGAACGCCTATCGCAAGGCGCTCGAGATCAAGCCGGATTACGCCGAGGCGGCGCTCAATCTCGGTATCGCGCTGCAGGAGGACGGCAAGCCCGACGCCGCGATGCAGGCCTTCGCACGCGCCTACGGCCTGCGTCCGCAATTGTTCGGATCGATCGCGATGGCGCTGACCTCGGCCTCGCACGGACGCCTGTGGCTCGATGAGAGGGCCCTGCGGAACGCGCTAGCTGGTTAA
- a CDS encoding FAD-dependent monooxygenase, with the protein MSSKPIRIAVVGAGPGGLTLARLLRIAGVTTTVFERETSATERPQGGTLDLHTESGQLALARAGLTDAFLRVARYEDQGSRLYDSDGRLLLADDDMTGDRPEVDRTALRDLLLQSLPPDAVRWGHGLREVTPRHDGRYDLVFDSAREGPFDLVIGADGASSRVRPLVSRYQPQYSGLTFIEFGIDDVDQRYPALSQLVGRGKMGAEGAGRSVIVQRNGNAHLRGYAIFRVPLEWAERRFDVTSPSGMRQALLGEFAGWAAALLDLFRASSDQFALRPIHALPVGHHWTNRPGVTLLGDAAHLMSPFGGEGVNAAMLDAVELARHLVGSPDWREAVRTYEAEMFARVAGPAGEAAEAAATELSHISQELTLAQHHAHMQVRAAAGQSTAR; encoded by the coding sequence ATGAGTTCGAAGCCAATTCGCATTGCCGTCGTCGGTGCCGGCCCCGGAGGCCTGACGCTCGCCCGCCTGCTGCGTATCGCTGGCGTCACGACGACAGTGTTCGAGCGGGAGACATCGGCGACCGAACGTCCGCAAGGCGGCACGCTGGACCTGCACACCGAGAGCGGCCAGCTAGCGCTGGCGCGCGCCGGGCTCACCGACGCCTTCCTGCGCGTCGCCCGTTACGAGGACCAGGGCAGCCGGCTTTACGACAGCGACGGCCGGCTGCTGCTCGCGGACGACGACATGACCGGTGATCGTCCCGAGGTCGACCGCACCGCGCTCCGCGATCTCCTGCTGCAATCATTGCCGCCGGACGCCGTCCGCTGGGGTCATGGCCTGCGCGAGGTCACGCCACGCCATGACGGACGTTACGATCTCGTCTTCGACAGCGCGCGCGAGGGGCCGTTCGATCTCGTGATTGGCGCCGACGGCGCGTCGTCGCGGGTGCGCCCGCTGGTGTCGCGCTATCAGCCACAATATAGCGGGCTGACCTTCATCGAGTTCGGCATCGACGACGTCGATCAACGCTACCCGGCGCTGTCGCAGCTGGTCGGCCGCGGCAAGATGGGCGCGGAGGGCGCCGGCCGCAGCGTGATCGTCCAGCGCAACGGCAACGCCCATCTGCGCGGTTACGCGATCTTCCGCGTGCCGCTCGAATGGGCGGAACGGCGCTTCGACGTCACTTCGCCATCCGGCATGCGCCAGGCGCTGCTCGGCGAATTCGCCGGCTGGGCCGCCGCCCTGCTCGACCTGTTCCGTGCCAGCAGCGATCAGTTCGCGCTCCGGCCGATCCATGCGTTGCCAGTCGGGCATCATTGGACCAATCGGCCCGGTGTCACCTTGCTCGGCGACGCCGCGCATCTGATGTCGCCGTTCGGCGGCGAAGGCGTCAACGCTGCGATGCTGGATGCGGTGGAGTTGGCACGGCATCTGGTGGGTTCGCCGGATTGGCGCGAGGCGGTGCGCACCTATGAGGCCGAGATGTTCGCGCGCGTCGCCGGGCCCGCCGGTGAGGCCGCCGAAGCCGCCGCGACCGAGCTGTCGCATATCAGCCAGGAACTGACACTGGCACAGCACCATGCCCACATGCAGGTGCGCGCGGCGGCCGGACAATCCACGGCGCGATAG
- a CDS encoding MarR family transcriptional regulator: MASRSFLRLGERRVKPHGFSIGQLPVLYLLRDGKAMSQRDLARAAKVEQPSMAQILARMERDGLVQRTPMPGDGRSQLVSLTKAARAKLPAARKALHRNQNQALAGFSTVEAATLLDLLRRLNRNLDRMVAEEVESGEAVDA, from the coding sequence ATGGCTTCGCGCAGCTTCCTGCGGCTCGGCGAGCGGCGGGTGAAGCCGCACGGCTTCAGCATCGGCCAGTTGCCGGTGCTCTATCTGTTGCGCGACGGCAAGGCGATGTCACAGCGCGACCTCGCCCGCGCCGCGAAAGTCGAGCAGCCGTCGATGGCGCAGATTCTGGCGCGCATGGAGCGCGACGGACTGGTTCAGCGTACGCCGATGCCGGGCGATGGTCGCAGCCAGCTGGTTTCGTTGACGAAGGCCGCCAGGGCCAAGTTGCCGGCCGCGCGCAAGGCGCTCCACCGCAACCAGAATCAGGCGCTGGCCGGGTTCAGCACGGTCGAGGCGGCAACGCTGCTCGATCTGCTGCGGCGGCTCAACCGCAACCTCGACCGGATGGTGGCGGAGGAGGTGGAGAGTGGTGAGGCTGTCGATGCGTAG
- a CDS encoding alkene reductase codes for MSQSTKLLEPYKLGALTLSNRLVMAPLTRNRAPAPNFAPGPLAVEYYGQRASAGLLITEASQVSQQGQGYQDTPGIYSKEQVEGWRKVTDRVHERGGRIFIQLWHVGRISHVALQPNGGAPVAPSAIRAKTKTFVNGTFADVSEPRALELSEIPGIIDDFKRATANAIAAGFDGVEIHGANGYLLDQFAKDGTNKRTDAYGGSIENRAKLMLEVSKAVVGEAGGDRTGIRISPVTPANDVSDSNPQPLFDYIVDHLNALKLTYIHVIEGATGGPRDNAPFDYASLRKRFKQAYIANNGYDFALAEKVLEAGAADLIAFGKPFISNPDLVERLKAGAPLNEWDKATFYGGGAKGYTDYPTLKATEAAE; via the coding sequence ATGAGCCAATCGACCAAACTCCTCGAGCCCTACAAGCTTGGCGCGCTGACCCTGTCGAACCGCCTGGTAATGGCGCCGCTGACGCGCAACCGCGCGCCGGCGCCGAACTTCGCGCCGGGCCCGCTCGCGGTGGAGTATTACGGCCAGCGCGCGTCGGCCGGCCTCCTGATCACCGAAGCCAGCCAGGTCTCGCAGCAGGGCCAGGGCTATCAGGACACGCCCGGCATCTATTCCAAGGAGCAAGTCGAGGGCTGGCGCAAGGTCACCGATCGCGTGCATGAGCGCGGCGGCCGCATCTTCATCCAGCTCTGGCATGTCGGCCGCATCTCGCATGTGGCGCTACAGCCGAACGGCGGCGCACCGGTGGCGCCGAGCGCGATCCGCGCCAAGACCAAGACCTTCGTCAACGGCACCTTCGCCGATGTCTCCGAGCCGCGCGCGCTGGAGCTGTCGGAGATCCCCGGCATCATCGACGATTTCAAGCGCGCCACCGCAAACGCGATTGCCGCCGGCTTCGACGGCGTCGAAATCCACGGCGCCAACGGCTATCTGCTCGACCAGTTCGCCAAGGATGGCACCAACAAGCGTACCGACGCCTATGGCGGCTCGATCGAGAACCGCGCGAAGCTGATGCTTGAAGTGTCCAAGGCAGTGGTGGGCGAAGCTGGCGGAGACCGCACCGGCATCCGCATCTCGCCGGTGACCCCAGCCAACGATGTTTCCGACAGCAATCCGCAGCCGTTGTTCGACTATATCGTCGATCATCTCAATGCGCTGAAGCTGACCTATATCCACGTCATCGAAGGCGCGACCGGCGGCCCGCGCGACAACGCGCCGTTCGACTACGCCTCGCTGCGCAAGCGCTTCAAGCAAGCCTACATCGCCAACAACGGCTACGACTTCGCGCTGGCGGAGAAGGTGCTGGAGGCCGGCGCTGCCGACCTGATCGCGTTCGGCAAGCCGTTCATCTCCAATCCTGATCTCGTCGAGCGGCTCAAGGCCGGCGCTCCGCTGAACGAATGGGACAAGGCGACCTTCTACGGCGGCGGCGCCAAGGGCTACACGGATTACCCGACGCTGAAGGCAACCGAAGCGGCGGAGTAA
- a CDS encoding SDR family oxidoreductase: MSTTTHAPRAIDPSASLHAEALGLAENHRRLAGRRIIVVGAGQRTTVDEAPPIGNGRAMSVLFAREGASVACLDVNKEAADDTVAQITREGGKAFTDVVDVSDVAAIAPAVERCAQKLGGLDGLALNVGISSGLSLPKMTAEAWDRDYAVNVRSHMLFAQKALELMAPGGAIILISSMASQRAGGRNPAYESSKAAQIALGRAIARAGEDKGIRCNVIAPGFMDTPMGRDASRRRSDRAVTVPFGRQGTGWEVAYTALFLISNESSYVNAHTLFLDAGHMGGIVRG; the protein is encoded by the coding sequence ATGTCGACCACAACCCACGCGCCGAGAGCCATCGATCCGTCAGCATCACTGCACGCCGAAGCGCTGGGGCTGGCGGAAAACCACCGCCGCCTCGCGGGCCGGCGCATCATCGTGGTCGGTGCCGGACAACGCACAACGGTCGATGAAGCACCGCCGATCGGCAACGGCCGTGCCATGAGCGTGCTGTTTGCGCGCGAGGGCGCTTCCGTAGCCTGCCTCGACGTCAACAAGGAAGCGGCTGACGACACAGTCGCACAGATCACCAGAGAGGGCGGCAAGGCCTTCACCGACGTGGTCGATGTCTCCGACGTCGCGGCGATCGCGCCCGCGGTCGAACGCTGCGCGCAAAAGCTCGGCGGGCTCGACGGGCTGGCGCTGAATGTCGGCATCTCCTCCGGCCTGTCGCTGCCCAAGATGACGGCGGAAGCCTGGGACCGCGACTACGCCGTCAACGTGCGCAGCCACATGCTGTTCGCGCAGAAGGCGCTGGAGCTGATGGCACCGGGGGGTGCGATCATCTTGATTTCGTCGATGGCAAGCCAGCGCGCCGGCGGCCGCAATCCGGCCTATGAATCCTCCAAGGCAGCGCAGATCGCGCTGGGCCGGGCGATCGCGCGGGCCGGCGAGGACAAGGGCATTCGCTGCAATGTGATCGCGCCTGGCTTCATGGATACGCCGATGGGCCGCGATGCCAGCCGAAGGCGGTCGGACCGCGCCGTGACAGTACCGTTCGGCCGCCAGGGCACCGGCTGGGAGGTCGCGTATACTGCATTGTTCCTGATTTCGAACGAATCCTCCTACGTGAACGCGCACACCCTGTTCCTCGATGCCGGTCACATGGGCGGAATCGTGCGTGGCTGA
- a CDS encoding DUF1993 domain-containing protein has protein sequence MSFYDAIVPAYLQILNSLTGELTKAEAHCETKKIAPEVLLGSRLYPDMLPLTKQIQLVCDHAARGCARLTHSDVPSTPDTEKSISELKQRLAKTIDYVKSFKPEQFDGADARDVTFPIGAERTMTLKGQQFLSAFSFPNFYFHAVTAHGILRHNGVEVGKRDFLGVS, from the coding sequence ATGTCCTTTTATGACGCCATCGTCCCCGCATATTTGCAGATTCTCAACAGCCTCACCGGCGAGTTGACCAAGGCCGAGGCGCATTGCGAGACGAAGAAGATCGCGCCCGAGGTGCTGCTGGGATCGCGGCTCTATCCCGATATGCTGCCGCTGACCAAGCAGATTCAGCTAGTCTGCGACCACGCTGCACGCGGCTGCGCCCGGCTGACCCACAGCGATGTGCCGTCGACGCCCGACACCGAGAAGAGCATCAGTGAACTGAAGCAGCGGCTGGCCAAGACGATCGACTACGTGAAGTCGTTCAAACCGGAGCAGTTCGATGGCGCGGACGCAAGGGACGTCACCTTCCCGATCGGCGCCGAGCGCACCATGACCCTGAAGGGCCAGCAATTCCTCAGCGCATTCTCGTTCCCGAACTTCTATTTCCACGCCGTCACCGCGCACGGCATCCTGCGCCACAACGGCGTCGAGGTCGGCAAGCGCGATTTCCTCGGCGTCAGCTGA
- a CDS encoding lytic murein transglycosylase, translating into MAQPRAASCHNGQSFDRFLTELKQKAVAAGVSQRTIAEAAPYLVYDQGIVNRDRGQRVFGQIFTQFAGRMAANYRMQQGQQYIRTYAAAFARAEKEYGVPPAVIAAFWGLESDFGVQMGNLPTLKSLVSLAYDCRRSEMFQGETIAALKIIERGDLTPDEMIGSWAGELGQTQFLPTHYFNYAVDYDGDGHRNLLASGPDVIGSTANYIANGLKWRRGEPWLQEVRVPQAANFPWDQADLTIKLPRSKWVALGVTSTDGKPLPSDELPASLLLPMGRMGPAFLAYPNFAAYTEWNNSLIYSTTAGYLASRIAGAPPMQRPHAPVAQLPFGEIKELQSLLARAGYDVGKIDGVLGQASRSAVKAMQMKYGLPADSWPTAELLARMRGGGRTQPAADAAVPGAR; encoded by the coding sequence GTGGCGCAGCCCCGCGCTGCGTCCTGCCACAATGGGCAGAGCTTCGATCGCTTCCTCACCGAACTGAAGCAGAAGGCGGTCGCCGCCGGCGTCTCGCAGCGCACGATCGCCGAGGCCGCGCCCTATCTGGTTTACGACCAGGGCATCGTCAACCGCGACCGCGGCCAGCGCGTGTTCGGCCAGATATTCACCCAGTTCGCCGGCCGCATGGCCGCGAACTACCGCATGCAGCAGGGCCAGCAATACATCCGGACCTATGCGGCCGCGTTCGCCCGCGCCGAGAAGGAGTATGGCGTGCCGCCGGCTGTCATCGCCGCGTTCTGGGGACTGGAGAGCGATTTCGGCGTCCAGATGGGCAATCTGCCGACGCTGAAATCGCTGGTGTCGCTGGCCTATGATTGCCGGCGCTCCGAGATGTTCCAGGGCGAGACCATCGCGGCGCTCAAGATCATCGAGCGCGGCGATCTGACGCCCGACGAGATGATCGGCTCGTGGGCCGGCGAACTCGGCCAGACGCAATTCCTGCCGACGCATTACTTCAACTACGCGGTCGACTATGACGGCGACGGCCACCGCAATCTGCTCGCCAGCGGCCCCGACGTGATCGGCTCGACGGCAAACTATATCGCCAATGGATTGAAGTGGCGGCGCGGCGAGCCGTGGCTGCAGGAGGTGCGCGTGCCGCAGGCCGCCAATTTCCCGTGGGATCAGGCCGACCTTACGATCAAGCTGCCGCGCTCGAAATGGGTTGCGCTCGGCGTCACCTCGACCGACGGCAAGCCGCTACCGAGCGACGAATTGCCGGCCTCGCTTCTGCTGCCGATGGGCCGGATGGGTCCGGCATTCCTGGCCTATCCGAACTTCGCCGCCTATACCGAGTGGAACAACTCGCTGATCTATTCGACCACTGCGGGCTATCTCGCCAGCCGCATCGCGGGCGCGCCGCCGATGCAACGGCCGCACGCGCCGGTCGCGCAGTTGCCGTTCGGCGAGATCAAGGAGCTGCAATCGCTGCTGGCGCGCGCCGGCTACGACGTCGGCAAGATCGACGGTGTGCTCGGCCAGGCGAGCCGCAGCGCGGTGAAGGCGATGCAGATGAAATACGGCCTGCCGGCGGATTCCTGGCCGACCGCGGAGCTGCTGGCGCGGATGCGTGGCGGCGGCCGCACGCAGCCGGCTGCGGATGCCGCAGTGCCGGGGGCGCGGTAG
- a CDS encoding response regulator, which yields MWSFLERLLDSSTFSPHGICLLWEPELIWLHVISDAIIAASYFSIPFALAILVSKRRDIQFGWMAWPFAAFILACGLTHVFSIYTLWVPIYGLEGLVKALTAIASIVTAVLLWPLIPRILAIPTEAQLREAHVALAEEGRQRQRSEFLLERFREAEANESTIRQAQKMEAVGQLTGGIAHDFNNILTVITGTIDILAEAVTHNRQLTEITGLIRDAAERGASLTRHLLAFARKQPLQPSDVDVNALMVDTIELLRPTIGDHVDIDFRPMPDLPHALVDANQLVTAIINLALNARDAMPKGGRLTIETRTAELKPSDVHGHDGLAAGVYVVIALIDNGQGIAEADLAKVFEPFFTTKDVGKGTGLGLSMVYGFVKQSNGHIVLDSELGRGTKVMLFLPRAAAVAAAAAPPERRQPEMRGAQEIVLVVEDDKLVRSYVLTQIESLGYTTLSAKNGPEALAVLDSGAPVDLLFTDVIMPGAMNGRDLATEAEKRRPGLRVLFTSGYTENAIDQDGKLEQGILFLGKPYSRAQLARMLRVALREKEARHAQEPAE from the coding sequence ATGTGGAGTTTTCTCGAGCGTCTGTTGGATTCGTCGACGTTTTCGCCACACGGCATCTGCCTGTTGTGGGAACCGGAGCTGATCTGGCTCCACGTGATTTCAGACGCCATCATTGCCGCTTCGTATTTCTCGATCCCGTTTGCGCTCGCGATCCTCGTCTCCAAGCGGCGCGACATCCAGTTTGGCTGGATGGCCTGGCCGTTCGCCGCCTTCATCCTCGCCTGCGGCCTCACGCATGTATTCTCGATCTATACGTTGTGGGTGCCGATCTACGGCCTCGAAGGCCTGGTCAAGGCGCTGACCGCGATCGCCTCGATCGTCACCGCGGTACTGCTGTGGCCGCTGATCCCGCGGATCCTGGCGATCCCGACCGAGGCGCAGCTGCGCGAGGCGCATGTCGCGCTCGCGGAGGAAGGACGCCAGCGCCAGCGCTCGGAATTCCTTCTCGAGCGTTTCCGCGAGGCGGAGGCCAACGAGAGCACGATCCGCCAGGCACAGAAGATGGAAGCCGTCGGCCAGCTCACCGGCGGCATCGCGCACGACTTCAACAACATCCTCACCGTCATCACCGGCACCATCGACATCCTCGCCGAGGCGGTCACCCACAACCGCCAGCTCACCGAGATCACCGGATTGATCCGCGACGCCGCCGAGCGCGGCGCATCGCTGACGCGACACCTGCTGGCGTTTGCGCGCAAGCAGCCGCTGCAGCCGAGCGACGTCGACGTCAACGCGCTGATGGTCGACACCATCGAGCTGCTGCGACCGACCATCGGCGACCATGTCGATATCGATTTCCGCCCGATGCCCGATCTGCCGCACGCGCTGGTCGATGCCAACCAGCTCGTCACCGCGATCATCAATCTCGCGCTGAACGCGCGCGACGCGATGCCGAAGGGCGGACGGCTCACGATCGAGACCCGCACCGCCGAGCTCAAGCCGTCCGACGTGCACGGCCATGACGGGCTTGCCGCCGGCGTCTATGTCGTGATCGCGTTGATCGACAACGGTCAGGGCATCGCGGAAGCCGATCTGGCAAAAGTGTTCGAGCCGTTCTTCACCACCAAGGACGTCGGCAAGGGCACCGGCCTGGGCTTGAGCATGGTCTACGGCTTCGTCAAGCAATCCAACGGCCACATCGTGCTCGACAGCGAGCTCGGCCGCGGCACCAAGGTCATGCTGTTCCTGCCGCGTGCGGCGGCGGTCGCGGCGGCCGCGGCGCCGCCCGAGCGGCGGCAGCCGGAGATGCGCGGCGCGCAGGAGATCGTGCTGGTGGTCGAGGACGACAAGCTGGTGCGCTCCTACGTGCTGACCCAGATCGAGAGCCTCGGTTACACCACGCTGTCGGCAAAGAATGGCCCGGAAGCGTTGGCCGTGCTCGACAGCGGCGCGCCGGTCGACCTCCTGTTCACCGACGTCATCATGCCCGGTGCGATGAACGGGCGCGACCTCGCCACCGAGGCCGAGAAGCGGCGGCCCGGCCTGCGCGTGCTGTTCACGTCGGGCTACACTGAGAACGCCATCGACCAGGACGGCAAGCTCGAGCAGGGCATCCTGTTCCTCGGAAAGCCCTACAGCCGGGCCCAGCTCGCCCGCATGCTGCGGGTCGCGCTGCGCGAGAAGGAGGCGCGGCACGCGCAGGAGCCGGCAGAGTAG
- the htpX gene encoding zinc metalloprotease HtpX codes for MNYFRTALLLAGLTALFMGVGYLIGGGTGAVIALVVAAATNLFTYWNSDRMVLSMYGAHQVDARSAPDLHNLVAELAQRASLPMPRVFVMDEAQPNAFATGRNPENAAVAVTTGLMQQLSREELAGVIAHELAHIKHHDTLTMTITATIAGAISMLAQFGMFFGGNRNNNGPGIIGSIAMMILAPLGAMLVQMAISRTREYAADNYGARIVGQPMWLASALAKIENSAHHVPNMEAERNPATAHMFIINPLSGHGVDNLFATHPSTANRIAALQQLAAELGTQTAPRPAGATYPPRSPWGGASGQRGPWG; via the coding sequence ATGAACTATTTTCGCACCGCGCTTCTGCTTGCCGGCCTCACCGCGCTGTTCATGGGCGTCGGCTATCTGATCGGCGGCGGCACCGGCGCCGTGATCGCGCTGGTCGTCGCGGCTGCGACAAATCTGTTCACCTACTGGAATTCCGATCGCATGGTGCTGTCGATGTACGGCGCCCATCAGGTCGATGCGCGCAGTGCGCCCGATCTCCACAATCTGGTCGCCGAGCTGGCGCAGCGCGCGAGCCTGCCGATGCCGCGGGTGTTCGTGATGGACGAGGCACAGCCCAATGCGTTTGCGACCGGCCGCAATCCGGAGAACGCGGCGGTTGCCGTCACGACGGGGTTGATGCAGCAACTCAGCCGCGAGGAGCTCGCCGGCGTGATCGCGCACGAGCTCGCGCATATCAAGCATCACGACACGCTGACCATGACGATCACGGCGACGATCGCCGGCGCGATCTCGATGCTGGCGCAGTTCGGCATGTTCTTCGGCGGCAACCGCAACAACAACGGCCCCGGCATCATAGGCTCGATCGCGATGATGATCCTGGCGCCGCTCGGCGCCATGCTGGTGCAGATGGCGATCAGCCGCACCCGCGAATACGCCGCTGACAATTATGGCGCGCGCATCGTCGGGCAGCCGATGTGGCTGGCGTCCGCGCTCGCCAAGATCGAGAATTCGGCGCATCACGTGCCGAACATGGAAGCGGAGCGCAATCCGGCCACCGCGCACATGTTCATCATCAACCCGCTGTCGGGCCATGGCGTCGACAATCTGTTCGCGACCCATCCTTCGACGGCCAACCGTATCGCCGCGCTGCAGCAGCTCGCCGCCGAGCTCGGCACCCAGACCGCACCGCGTCCGGCCGGCGCGACCTATCCGCCGCGCAGCCCGTGGGGCGGTGCCTCAGGCCAGCGCGGGCCGTGGGGTTAG
- a CDS encoding aldo/keto reductase, whose translation MKHRPLGRSGLTVPPLCFGCNVFGWTVDEASSFRLLDTVLDQGLTFLDTADVYSRWVPGHHGGESETIIGKWMKTRGNRDRIILATKVGMDMGGGNVGLKPDYIARAVEDSLRRLQTDIIDLYQSHKDDETTPQEETLAAYDKLIKAGKIRAIGASNFSAERLKSALDIAKANGLPRYESMQPEYSLAERSSYEGALQRVCVENDVGVITFFSLAAGFLTGKYRSEADFAKSPRGARSVPRYMNPRGMRILATLDEVAAEQRAEPAAVALAWLMAKPGITAPIASATKPEQVATLVAAAKLELSKDQVSRLDAASA comes from the coding sequence ATGAAGCATCGTCCGCTCGGCCGCTCCGGCCTCACCGTCCCTCCTCTTTGCTTCGGCTGCAACGTGTTCGGCTGGACGGTGGATGAGGCTTCATCCTTTCGCCTGCTCGACACCGTGCTCGATCAGGGGCTGACGTTCCTGGATACGGCCGACGTCTATTCGCGCTGGGTGCCGGGCCATCACGGCGGCGAGTCCGAGACAATCATCGGCAAGTGGATGAAGACGCGCGGCAACCGCGACCGCATCATTCTCGCCACCAAGGTCGGCATGGACATGGGAGGCGGCAATGTCGGGCTGAAGCCGGATTACATCGCCCGCGCGGTCGAGGACTCGCTGCGGCGGCTGCAGACCGACATCATCGATCTCTACCAGTCGCACAAGGACGACGAGACCACGCCGCAGGAGGAGACGCTCGCGGCCTATGACAAACTGATCAAGGCCGGCAAGATCAGGGCGATCGGCGCCTCGAACTTTTCGGCAGAGCGGCTCAAGAGCGCGCTGGATATTGCCAAAGCGAACGGGCTGCCCCGCTATGAGAGCATGCAGCCCGAATACAGCCTGGCGGAACGATCGAGCTATGAAGGCGCGCTGCAACGCGTCTGCGTGGAGAACGACGTCGGCGTGATCACGTTCTTCTCGCTGGCCGCGGGATTCCTGACCGGCAAATATCGCTCGGAGGCCGACTTCGCCAAGAGCCCGCGCGGCGCGCGCAGCGTTCCAAGGTACATGAACCCGCGTGGCATGCGCATCCTCGCCACTCTCGACGAGGTCGCCGCGGAACAGCGCGCCGAGCCGGCCGCGGTCGCGCTCGCCTGGCTGATGGCGAAGCCCGGCATCACCGCGCCGATCGCCAGCGCCACCAAGCCCGAGCAGGTCGCAACGCTGGTCGCGGCGGCGAAGCTCGAGCTGAGCAAGGACCAGGTCTCACGGCTGGATGCCGCGAGCGCGTAA
- a CDS encoding GYD domain-containing protein, with protein sequence MHFCFSGEYTPRAINNIMENPATNRYEAAKKLIEAGGGKLISMYSTSVDGPGVMVIFDVPDPTVAPAISGVVVAAGAMQNVKLVRLFTPDEIKVVRQHASKLKAVYSPPGS encoded by the coding sequence ATGCATTTCTGCTTCTCAGGGGAATACACGCCGCGTGCGATCAACAACATCATGGAGAACCCGGCGACCAATCGATACGAGGCCGCCAAGAAGCTGATCGAGGCGGGCGGAGGCAAGTTGATTTCGATGTACAGCACGTCGGTCGATGGTCCCGGCGTGATGGTGATCTTCGACGTGCCGGATCCGACCGTCGCGCCTGCCATCAGCGGCGTGGTGGTGGCGGCCGGCGCCATGCAGAACGTGAAGCTGGTCCGGCTGTTTACCCCGGACGAGATCAAGGTGGTGCGTCAGCACGCAAGCAAGCTCAAGGCAGTCTACTCGCCGCCGGGCAGCTGA